In Brienomyrus brachyistius isolate T26 chromosome 3, BBRACH_0.4, whole genome shotgun sequence, the following proteins share a genomic window:
- the LOC125739303 gene encoding forkhead box protein G1-like: MGDKKEPTMVHKSTSFSIKSLLLPSKCDKPGLGVPEKNIPPSGSDSEKSLDLTEMESAPFNQENSQKDKDEGSDQATEPNKNGKYDKPPFSYNALIMMAIRQSPEKRLTLNGIYEFIMKNFPYYREHKQGWQNSIRHNLSLNKCFVKVPRHYDDPGKGNYWMLDPSSDDVFIGGTTGKLRRRSATSRGKLAMKRGLRFAPLGLGLNDRASNPLYWQISPFLSLHHPHYNGSSPGFLNQGHAYGSLLSGVEQLGNGDLARPILGGSTGGISLTNSYGVSTSPVGLLSGQPGYFVSGSQHAQPLQPAGTGFAVSSSSPQSLISETLRTTLPSFTPGASSGFSGLMSHQKRVASNSFLN; the protein is encoded by the coding sequence ATGGGAGATAAGAAAGAGCCGACAATGGTGCACAAATCCACTTCGTTTAGTATCAAGAGCCTGCTGCTCCCATCTAAATGTGACAAACCCGGCTTAGGGGTTCCAGAAAAAAATATCCCCCCTTCAGGGTCCGATTCGGAAAAGTCTCTGGATCTCACTGAAATGGAATCTGCTCCGTTCAACCAGGAAAACAGCCAGAAAGACAAAGACGAGGGCAGCGACCAAGCTACAGAACCGAACAAAAATGGGAAATATGACAAGCCACCGTTCAGCTACAACGCTCTAATAATGATGGCGATTAGGCAGAGTCCCGAGAAGAGACTTACGCTGAACGGCATTTACGAGTTTATCATGAAAAATTTCCCTTATTACAGAGAGCACAAGCAAGGCTGGCAAAACTCAATTCGTCACAATCTGAGCCTCAATAAATGTTTTGTGAAGGTGCCAAGGCATTACGATGATCCTGGAAAGGGGAACTATTGGATGTTGGACCCCTCCAGCGATGATGTCTTTATCGGTGGGACTACAGGGAAACTTCGCAGAAGGTCGGCCACTTCCAGGGGGAAACTAGCAATGAAGAGGGGACTTCGTTTCGCTCCGCTGGGGCTGGGATTGAACGACAGAGCGAGTAACCCCTTGTATTGGCAAATTTCGCCGTTTTTGTCTCTGCATCACCCTCATTATAATGGATCTTCGCCTGGATTTCTGAATCAAGGGCACGCGTACGGCTCTCTGCTTTCCGGAGTTGAGCAATTAGGAAACGGAGACCTTGCCCGCCCGATTCTGGGAGGATCTACCGGAGGGATCAGTTTGACAAATAGTTACGGCGTGAGCACGTCTCCCGTTGGTTTACTGTCGGGACAGCCTGGGTATTTCGTGTCCGGCAGCCAACACGCTCAGCCGCTGCAGCCGGCCGGGACTGGGTTCGCGGTGTCGTCCAGCTCGCCTCAGAGCCTAATCTCAGAAACACTGAGAACCACGTTGCCGTCTTTCACACCCGGAGCGTCGAGCGGATTTTCGGGACTTATGTCCCATCAAAAGAGAGTGGCGTCCAATTCTTTCTTAAACTGA
- the slc30a6 gene encoding zinc transporter 6 isoform X2: MALTAYSYLTIFDLFSLITCLISYWVTMTKPSPVYSFGFERFEVLAVFASTMLVQLGSLFILKESVERLMDQPEIHTGRLLVGTFVGLFFNLLTLLSVKNKPFVYVSEAASTSWLQEHVADLSRSLCGVIPGLSSVLLPRMNPFVLINLAGALSLCVTYMLIEINNYSAMDTASAVVIALMTFGTMYPMSVYSGKVLLQTTPSHVIGQLDKVLREVSTLDGVLEVRNEHFWTVGFGSLAGSVHVRIRRDASEQMVLAHVTSRLHTLVSTLTVQIFKDDWMRPPLVASGLPAGVLVTSDYSVLPGAPAMAAKPAEELDPLTSTPAKPSSPPPEFSFNTPGKSINPATLPMAHFHRPHSLGLAYGAAAYNSAIGQGAMRPGSGLRMGASLGVGVGLSPSQSFRTALGPAPYRYGVQAPPTQFTQFRP; encoded by the exons TTTGATTACTTGTCTCATAAGTTACTGGGTTACCATGACGAAACCCAGCCCAGTCTACTCTTTCGG GTTTGAGCGGTTTgaagtgctggcagttttcGCCTCCACGATGCTGGTGCAGCTGGGATCCCTCTTCATCCTCAAAGAGAG CGTGGAGCGATTGATGGATCAGCCAGAAATTCACAC AGGCCGGCTGCTGGTGGGGACCTTCGTGGGCCTTTTCTTTAACCTGCTCACCCTACTGTCTGTGAAGAATAAGCCCTTCGTTTACGTCTCGGAAG ctgccAGCACCAGTTGGCTTCAGGAGCATGTCGCAGACTTGAGCCGAAG CCTCTGTGGGGTCATCCCAGGCCTCAGCAGCGTGCTCCTGCCTCGGATGAACCCCTTCGTCCTGATCAACCTGGCCGGCGCCCTGTCGCTCTGCGTCACGTACATGCTCATCGAGATCAA TAACTACAGCGCCATGGACACGGCCTCTGCGGTGGTCATCGCCCTGATGACCTTTGGCACCATGTACCCAATGAGCGTCTACAGCGGGAAGGTGCTGCTCCAG ACCACGCCCTCCCACGTCATTGGCCAGCTGGATAAAGTACTCCGAGAG GTGTCTACGCTGGACGGGGTTCTGGAGGTCCGCAACGAGCACTTCTGGACGGTGGGCTTTGGCTCCTTG GCTGGCTCGGTCCACGTCCGCATCCGCCGCGATGCCAGCGAGCAAATGGTCTTGGCCCATGTGACCAGCCGTCTCCACACTCTGGTCTCCACGCTGACAGTTCAGATCTTCAAGGATGACTGGATGCGGCCCCCCCTGGTGGCCAGCGGCCTCCCGGCAGGTGTGCTGGTCACCTCGGACTACAGCGTCCTGCCCGGTGCCCCGGCAATGGCGGCCAAGCCGGCAGAAGAGCTGGACCCGCTGACCTCCACACCGGCCAAGCCGAGCAGCCCCCCACCCGAATTTTCCTTCAACACGCCAGGGAAGAGCATCAACCCAGCCACGCTGCCCATGGCCCACTTCCACAGGCCTCACAGCCTGGGGCTCGCCTACGGGGCGGCCGCATATAACAGCGCTATTGGACAGGGTGCTATGCGGCCGGGCTCCGGGCTCAGGATGGGAGCCAGCCTCGGAGTGGGCGTCGGCCTTTCTCCTAGTCAATCTTTCAGAACTGCCTTGGGCCCCGCGCCTTACCGGTATGGGGTGCAGGCCCCCCCTACACAGTTCACCCAGTtcagaccctga